One Scylla paramamosain isolate STU-SP2022 chromosome 5, ASM3559412v1, whole genome shotgun sequence genomic region harbors:
- the LOC135100368 gene encoding transcription factor SPT20 homolog, with translation MVHVENRQQKDHHQQHQKKKKKKKDHHQQQQQQQQQQRKKKKDHHHHHQQQQQQRKKKKDHHHHQQQQRKKKKGHHHHQQQQQQRKKKDHHHHYHQQRKKKKDHQQQQQQRKKKKDHHHHQQQRKKKKDHHHQQQQRKKKDNHHHQQQQQRKKKKDNHQQQQQQQQQQQQRKKKKDNHLQQQQQQQQQQQQQQQQQQQKKKKKANHQQQQQQQQQQQQQKKKKKDNHHHQQQQQQQQQKKKKKKDNHHHHQQQQQQQQKKKKKKDNHHHQQQQQEQQQKKKKKDNHHHQQQQQQQQQRKKKKDNNHHQQQQQQQQRKKKKDNHQQQQQQQQQQQQQQKKKKKDNHQQQQQQQEQQQKKKKKDNHQQQQQQQQQQQQQKKKKKDNHHHHHHQQQQQQRKKKKDNHHHHHQQQQQQKKKKKDNHHHHQQQQQQKKKKKDNNHHHQQQQQQQQQQQQKKKKKDNHQQQQQQQQQQQKKKKKDNHHHQQQQQRKKKDNHHHQQQQQRKKKKDNHQQQQQQQQQQQKKKKKKKKDNHHHQQQQQQQQQQQQQQQQQQKKKKKDNHQQQQ, from the exons ATGGTCCATGTAGAGAacagg cagcagaaggaccaccaccagcagcaccagaagaagaagaagaagaagaaggaccaccaccagcagcagcagcagcagcagcagcagcagaggaagaagaagaaggaccatcaccaccaccaccagcagcagcagcagcagaggaagaagaagaaggaccatcaccaccaccagcagcagcagagaaagaagaagaagggccatcaccaccaccagcagcagcagcagcagaggaagaagaaggaccaccaccaccactaccaccagcagaggaagaagaagaaggaccaccagcagcagcagcagcagaggaagaagaagaaggaccaccaccaccaccagcagcagaggaagaagaagaaggaccaccatcaccagcagcagcagaggaagaagaaggacaatcaccaccaccagcagcagcagcagaggaagaagaagaaggacaatcaccagcagcagcagcagcagcagcagcagcagcagcagaggaagaagaagaaggacaatcacctccagcagcagcagcagcagcagcagcagcagcagcagcagcagcagcagcagcagcagaagaagaagaagaaggccaatcaccagcagcagcagcagcagcagcagcagcagcagcagcagaagaagaagaagaaggacaatcaccaccaccagcagcagcagcagcagcagcagcagaagaagaagaagaagaaggacaatcaccaccaccaccagcagcagcagcaacagcagcagaagaagaagaagaagaaggacaatcaccaccaccagcagcagcagcaggaacagcagcagaagaagaagaagaaggacaatcaccaccaccagcagcagcagcagcagcagcagcagaggaagaagaagaaggacaataaccaccaccaacagcagcagcagcagcagcagaggaagaagaagaaggacaatcaccagcagcagcagcagcagcagcagcagcagcagcagcagcagaagaagaagaagaaggacaatcaccagcagcagcagcagcagcaggaacagcagcagaagaagaagaagaaggacaatcaccagcagcagcagcagcagcagcagcagcagcagcagcagaagaagaagaagaaggacaatcaccaccaccaccaccaccagcagcagcagcagcagaggaagaagaagaaggacaatcaccaccaccaccaccagcagcagcagcagcagaagaagaagaagaaggacaatcaccaccaccaccagcagcagcagcagcagaagaagaagaagaaggacaataaccaccaccaccagcagcagcagcagcagcagcagcagcagcagcagaagaagaagaagaaggacaatcaccagcagcagcagcagcagcagcaacagcagcagaagaagaagaagaaggacaatcaccaccaccagcagcagcagcagaggaagaagaaggacaatcaccaccaccagcagcagcagcagaggaagaagaagaaggacaatcaccagcagcagcagcagcagcagcagcagcagcagaagaagaagaagaagaagaagaaggacaatcaccaccaccagcagcagcagcagcagcagcagcagcagcagcagcagcagcagcagcagcagaagaagaagaagaaggacaatcaccagcagcagcagtag
- the LOC135100369 gene encoding UPF0746 protein DDB_G0281095-like, whose protein sequence is QQQQQQKKKKDNHHHQQQQQQQQQRKKKKDNNHHQQQQQQQQQRKKKKDNHQQQQQQQQQQQRKKKKDNHQQQQQQQQQQRKKKKDNHQQQQQQQQQQQQRKKKKDNHQQQQQQQQQQQQQRKKKKDNQQQQQQQQQQQHQRKKKKDNHQQQQQQQQQRKKKKDNNHHHHQQQQQQRKKKDNHHHQQQQQQGNKKKDHQQQRKKMHHHQKEEAATAPPNWLTQTG, encoded by the coding sequence cagcagcagcagcagcagaagaagaagaaggacaatcaccaccaccagcagcagcagcagcagcagcagcagaggaagaagaagaaggacaataaccaccaccagcagcagcagcagcagcaacagcagaggaagaagaagaaggacaatcaccagcagcagcagcagcagcagcagcagcagcagaggaagaagaagaaggacaatcaccagcagcagcagcagcagcagcagcagcagaggaagaagaagaaggacaatcaccagcagcagcagcagcagcagcagcagcagcagcagaggaagaagaagaaggacaatcaccagcagcagcagcagcagcagcagcagcagcagcagcagaggaagaagaagaaggacaatcagcagcagcagcagcagcagcagcagcagcagcatcagaggaagaagaagaaggacaatcaccagcagcagcagcagcagcaacagcagaggaagaagaagaaggacaataaccaccaccaccaccagcagcagcaacagcagaggaagaagaaggataatcaccatcaccagcagcagcagcagcaggggaataagaagaaggaccaccagcagcagaggaagaagatgcatcaccaccagaaggaagaagcagcaacagcaccaccgAACTGGCTGACTCAGACAGGttaa